A single region of the Mugil cephalus isolate CIBA_MC_2020 chromosome 4, CIBA_Mcephalus_1.1, whole genome shotgun sequence genome encodes:
- the LOC125006212 gene encoding nuclear factor 7, brain-like, with amino-acid sequence MILSRVLMPFQSEDDLSCPICQDIFKEPVVLSCSHSFCRDCLQTWWRGKPIQECPICKRKSSRSEPPRNLALKNLCDAFLLERNQRVSAGSEPLCSLHAEKLKLFCLDHQQPACLVCRDSKLHINHRFRPIHEFAHEHKGKLQKLLEPVQEKLKVFQSVKANFDETAGHIKVQAEHTERKIKEQFKKLHQFLQEEEEARIKALREEEEQKSQIIKVNIDVLSIEITALSDTIRVTEKELKAEDVSFLINYKAAVERVQQRPLMDDPQMVSGALIDVAKHLGNLAFNIWNKMRNMVSYSPVILDPNTANPEFIVSEDLTSVSHGERRRLPENPERTDYHRSVRASEGFSSGIHSWDVAVGDNMAWFVGVAAETIHKKGRLKSGFWQIEFYNGKYSSRVMGEPPTVLRVKKKLQKIRVHLDWNKGKLLFSDPDTNTQIQAFTHTFIDRMFPCMGTLNELPLRILPNKISITREPFS; translated from the coding sequence ATGATTCTGTCACGGGTCCTAATGCCTTTCCAGTCTGAAGACGATCTCTCCTGTCCTATCTGCCAGGACATCTTCAAAGAGCCTGTTGTCCTGTCGTGCAGCCACAGCTTCTGTAGAGACTGTCTGCAGACCTGGTGGAGAGGTAAACCCATACAGGAGTGTCCGATTTGTAAGAGAAAATCATCAAGGAGTGAACCACCGCGTAACTTGGCTTTAAAGAATCTGTGTGACGCCTTTTTGCTGGAGAGAAATCAGAGAGTTTCAGCCGGGTCTGagcctctctgcagtctgcacgctgagaaactgaaactgttcTGTCTGGACCATCAACAACCAGCATGTCTCGTCTGTCGGGATTCAAAATTACACATCAACCACAGGTTCAGACCCATCCACGAATTTGCACATGAGCACAAAGGGAAACTACAGAAGCTCCTGGAACCTGTTCAGGAAAAACTAAAGGTCTTTCAGTCCGTAAAAGCAAACTTTGATGAAACAGCGGGACACATTAAGGTCCAGGctgaacacacagagaggaagattaaggagcagtttaagaagcttcaccagtttctacaagaggaagaggaggccaggatcaaagctctgagggaggaagaggagcagaagagtcagatcATCAAGGTGAATATTGATGTGCTGAGCATAGAGAtaacagctctttcagacacaatcagagtcacagagaaggagctgaaagctgaagacgtctcattcctgatcaactacaaggctgcagtggaaagagtgcagcagcgccccctgatggatgatccacagatggtCTCAGGAGCTCTCATAGAtgtggccaaacatctgggcaacttagccttcaacatctggaacaagaTGAGGAACATGGTCTCCTACAGTCCTGTGATTCTGGATCCGAACACTGCCAACCCAGAATTCATCGTctctgaagatctgaccagtgtgagtcACGGAGAGAGGCGGCGGCTTCCTGAAAATCCAGAAAGGACCGACTACCATCGCTCTGTCCGGGCCTCCGAGGGATTCAGCTCGGGCATTCACAGTTGGGATGTTGCAGTTGGAGACAACATGGCTTGGTTTGTGGGCGTGGCAGCAGAAACCATCCACAAGAAGGGCCGGCTAAAATCTGGATTCTGGCAGATAGAGTTCTACAACGGCAAATACAGCTCACGAGTGATGGGAGAGCCACCGACTGTTCTCAGAGTGAAGAAGAAGCTCCAGAAGATCAGAGTTCACCTGGACTGGAACAAAGGGAAGCTGTTGTTCTCTGACCcggacaccaacacacaaatcCAGGCCTTCACGCACACTTTCATTGACAGGATGTTTCCATGCATGGGGACTTTAAATGAGCTCCCACTGAGGATTTTACCAAACAAGATCTCTATAACACGAGAACCCTTCAGTTAG